A genomic segment from Geitlerinema sp. PCC 7407 encodes:
- a CDS encoding acylphosphatase: MTESASQAEIVCAHVFISGIVQGVGYRFAVLDQASRLGVQGWVRNCRDRRVEALFEGNPEAVKALIRWCHNGPPAARVSDVTFTYEVPKGIEGFEIRR, encoded by the coding sequence ATGACTGAGTCAGCCTCTCAGGCCGAGATCGTTTGTGCTCACGTCTTCATTTCAGGCATTGTGCAGGGAGTTGGATACCGCTTTGCCGTGCTCGATCAAGCGAGCCGCCTCGGAGTCCAGGGCTGGGTCCGTAACTGCCGCGATCGCCGGGTAGAAGCCCTTTTTGAAGGAAACCCAGAGGCCGTCAAAGCCCTCATTCGCTGGTGTCACAATGGCCCCCCTGCTGCTCGAGTATCCGATGTAACCTTCACCTATGAAGTCCCCAAAGGCATCGAAGGGTTTGAAATTCGGCGCTAA
- a CDS encoding ATP-binding protein, whose translation MQSDFLIRQSSLQVTSDLKALETVLAWLEQFNHPDLTQETWWQYQVMVAEGFTNAARHAHQHLPTTTPILLEVHLYTQAIEIRIWDQGLPFDLPGKLADLLQQQPLLDPLEQESGRGLLFLHRLSDELSYSPVEPQGNCLLLRKYLVTAPAPYS comes from the coding sequence ATGCAGTCAGACTTTCTGATTCGACAATCGTCTCTGCAAGTGACCAGCGATCTCAAGGCGCTGGAGACGGTTTTGGCGTGGCTAGAGCAGTTCAACCATCCCGATCTCACCCAAGAAACCTGGTGGCAATACCAGGTCATGGTGGCTGAAGGCTTCACCAATGCGGCCCGCCATGCCCACCAGCACCTACCAACAACAACGCCCATTCTCCTAGAAGTGCATCTCTACACACAGGCGATCGAGATTCGCATTTGGGATCAGGGGCTACCCTTCGACTTGCCTGGGAAACTGGCAGACCTGCTACAGCAACAGCCGCTGCTCGACCCCCTCGAACAAGAATCAGGACGGGGCCTGCTGTTTTTGCACCGCTTGAGCGATGAGCTGAGCTACTCCCCTGTGGAGCCCCAAGGCAACTGCCTACTTCTGCGCAAGTACCTGGTCACGGCGCCTGCACCCTACTCCTAG